A region of Alosa alosa isolate M-15738 ecotype Scorff River chromosome 17, AALO_Geno_1.1, whole genome shotgun sequence DNA encodes the following proteins:
- the ucn3l gene encoding urocortin 3, like, with protein sequence MPLMRTLFLLAVLCAPTSSLCFRLYETESNFLCSNEVLSGAKSNEQPNNVLLDGRGFLFGSGENVESAESREKRTYPAPNYRFLSHTQLRSKMYRNNAKGSRRSKVTLSLDVPTNIMNILFDIAKAKNLRAKAADNARLMAQIGKRK encoded by the coding sequence ATGCCGCTCATGAGAACGCTGTTCCTACTGGCTGTCCTTTGCGCACCCACCTCAAGTCTGTGCTTCCGACTGTATGAAACCGAATCTAACTTTCTGTGCAGTAATGAGGTCCTCTCAGGAGCGAAGAGTAACGAGCAGCCCAACAACGTGCTCTTAGACGGACGGGGCTTCCTCTTTGGGTCGGGAGAAAACGTCGAATCTGCGGAATCTCGCGAAAAAAGGACATACCCGGCACCTAACTACAGGTTCCTGAGCCACACACAGCTGAGGAGTAAGATGTACAGGAACAACGCAAAGGGCAGCCGGCGCAGCAAGGTTACTCTCTCCCTAGATGTTCCGACCAACATCATGAACATCCTTTTCGACATTGCCAAAGCCAAGAACCTGCGAGCCAAGGCGGCAGACAACGCTCGTTTGATGGCACAAATTGGAAAAAGGAAGTGA
- the copg2 gene encoding LOW QUALITY PROTEIN: coatomer subunit gamma-2 (The sequence of the model RefSeq protein was modified relative to this genomic sequence to represent the inferred CDS: inserted 2 bases in 1 codon) — protein sequence MIKKFDKKDEESGSGSNPFQHLEKSAVLQEARIFNETPINPRRCLHILTKIIYLLNQGEHFGTTEATEAFFAMTRLFQSNDQTLRRMCYLTIKEMANISEDVIIVTSSLTKDMTGKEDVYRGPAIRALCRITDTTMLQGIERYMKQAIVDKVSSVSSSALVSSLHMVKMSYDVVKRWVNEAQEAASSDNIMVQYHALGLLYHLRKNDRLAVSKMLNKFTKSGLKSPFAYCMLIRIASKLLEESEGGHDSPLFDFIESCLRNKHEMVVYEAASAIVHMPNCTARELAPAVSVLQLFCSSPKAALRYAAVRTLNKVAMKHPSAVTACNLDLENLITDSNRSIATLAITTLLKTGSESSVDRLMKQISSFVSEISDEFKVVVVQAISALCQKYPRKHSVMMNFLSNMLRDDGGFEYKRAIVDCIISIIEENPESKETGLAHLCEFIEDCEHTVLATKILHLLGKEGPRTPSPSKYIRFIFNRVVLESEAVRAAAVSALAKFGAQNDDLLPSVLVLMQRCMMDSDDEVRDRATFYMNVLQQKQKALNAAYIFNGLSVSVPGLEKSLHQYTLEPTEKPFDMKTVPLATQPISEQKTEIAPVATSKLPEKLAPSRQDIYQEQLSGIPEFQGLGPLFKSSEPVQLTEAETEYVVRCIKHTFTGHMVFQFDCTNTLNDQLLQXVMVQMEPSEAYEVLQYVPAANLPYSQPGSCYTLVRLPEDDPTAVSCTFSCTLKYLVRDCDPNTGEPDDDGYDDEYVLEDLEVTVADHIQKVLKPNFGAAWEEVGDEFEKEETFALASVRTLEEAVNNIISFLGMQPCERSDKVPENKNSHVLFLGGVYRGSHDVLVRARLALADGVTMQVTVRSSEETVVDVILASVG from the exons ATGATTAAGAAATTTGACAAGAAGGATGAGGAGTCAG GAAGTGGCTCCAATCCATTTCAGCACTTGGAGAAGAGTGCCGTGTTACAGGAG GCTCGTATTTTCAACGAGACCCCCATAAACCCACGAAGATGTCTCCACATCCTCACCAAAATAATCTACCTCCTTAATCAG GGGGAGCATTTTGGAACGACCGAGGCCACTGAGGCATTCTTTGCCATGACGAGACTCTTCCAGTCCAATGAT CAAACACTCAGAAGGATGTGCTACCTGACAATCAAGGAGATGGCCAACATTTCTGAGGATGTCATCATTGTGACCAGCAG TCTGACCAAGGACATGACTGGGAAGGAGGACGTGTACAGGGGCCCTGCCATTAGAGCTCTTTGCAGGATCACTGAC ACTACCATGCTGCAGGGAATTGAGAGGTACATGAAGCAGGCTATTGTTGACAAGGTGTCCAGCGTGTCCAGTTCAGCATTAGTCTCCTCTCTG CACATGGTGAAGATGAGCTATGATGTGGTGAAACGCTGGGTCAACGAAGCTCAGGAGGCAGCCTCCAGCGATAACATCATGGTCCAG TACCACGCCCTGGGACTTCTCTACCACCTGAGGAAGAACGACCGCCTGGCTGTCTCCAAGATGCTCAACAAGTTCACCAAATCAGGGCTCAAGTCTCCCTTTGCCTACTGCATGCTCATCCGCATTGCCAGCAAGCTTCtggaggagagtgagggagg TCACGACAGTCCGCTGTTTGACTTCATTGAGAGCTGTCTGAGGAACAAGCATGAGATGGTGGTGTATGAAGCCGCCTCTGCCATTGTCCACATGCCAAACTGCACTGCCAGGGAGCTCGCACCCGCTGTGTCAG TGCTCCAGCTCTTCTGCAGTTCCCCCAAGGCTGCATTGCGTTATGCTGCAGTCAGGACCCTCAACAAG GTGGCAATGAAGCACCCATCTGCAGTGACCGCCTGCAATCTGGACCTGGAGAACCTGATCACCGACTCCAACCGCAGCATCGCCACGCTGGCCATCACCACGCTGCTCAAGACAGGCAGCGAGAGCAGCGTTGACCGCCTGATGAAGCAGATCTCCTCCTTCGTCTCCGAGATCTCTGACGAGTTCAAG gtggtggtggtccAGGCTATCAGTGCCTTGTGCCAGAAGTACCCCCGCAAGCACAGCGTCATGATGAACTTCCTGTCCAACATGCTCCGAGATGac GGTGGTTTCGAGTACAAGCGGGCCATCGTGGACtgcatcatcagcatcatcgAGGAGAACCCGGAGAGCAAGGAGACGGGCCTGGCGCACCTGTGCGAGTTCATCGAGGACTGCGAGCACACGGTGCTGGCCACCAAGATCCTGCACCTGCTGGGCAAGGAGGGTCCGCGTACGCCCTCGCCCTCCAAGTACATCCGCTTCATCTTCAACCGCGTGGTGCTGGAGAGCGAGGCTGTCCGTGCTG CTGCAGTAAGTGCTCTGGCCAAATTTGGGGCCCAAAACGACGACCTGTTACCAAGCGTGCTGGTGTTGATGCAAAG gtGTATGATGGACAGCGATGACGAGGTGAGAGACAGAGCCACCTTCTACATGAACGTGCTGCAGCAGAAACAGAAGGCCCTGAATGCCGCCTACATCTTTAACG GGCTCTCGGTGTCTGTGCCTGGCCTGGAGAAGTCTCTGCACCAGTACACGCTGGAGCCCACAGAGAAGCCGTTCGACATGAAGACGGTGCCTCTGGCGACCCAGCCCATCTCCGAACAGAAGACAG AAATCGCACCAGTTGCCACCAGCAAGCTTCCTGAGAAGCTGGCCCCGTCGCGGCAGGACATCTACCAAG AGCAACTGTCGGGTATCCCCGAGTTCCAGGGCCTGGGGCCGCTCTTCAAGTCGTCGGAGCCCGTGCAGCTGACGGAGGCCGAGACGGAGTACGTGGTGCGCTGCATCAAGCACACGTTCACCGGCCACATGGTCTTCCAGTTCGACTGCACCAACACGCTCAACGACCAGCTGCTGCA CGTGATGGTGCAGATGGAGCCGTCGGAGGCCTACGAGGTGCTGCAGTACGTACCCGCCGCCAACCTGCCCTACAGCCAGCCGGGCTCCTGCTACACGCTGGTGCGCCTGCCCGAGGACGACCCCACCGCAG tttcTTGTACGTTCAGCTGCACTTTGAAGTACCTGGTGCGTGACTGTGACCCCAACACAGGAGAGCCAGATGACGACGGTTACGACGACGAGTATGTG TTGGAGGATCTGGAGGTAACGGTGGCAGACCACATCCAGAAGGTCTTAAAACCCAACTTCGGCGCCGCCTGGGAGGAGGTGGGCGATGAATTTGAGAAAGAGGAGACGTTTGCGCTGGCCTCCGTACGAACATTGGAAG AGGCAGTCAACAATATCATTAGCTTCCTGGGTATGCAGCCATGTGAACGCTCTGACAAAGTCCCAGAGAATAAGAACTCACACGTGCTGTTCCTCGGTG GTGTGTATCGTGGCAGTCATGACGTGCTAGTGCGCGCTCGTCTGGCCCTGGCAGATGGCGTGACCATGCAGGTGACGGTCAGGAGCAGCGAGGAGACCGTCGTAGACGTCATCCTGGCCTCTGTGGGCTAG